AATTCGTACCTATCGGAAAAACAACAGACGTGAGCATGAAATCGAACTGGCACAGTCCGGGATTTACCGGGAATTTCCTGCCAAATGACAAGACCAAAACGGTTACCCAAAACGGTTTTCAGGCAAAATGGAAAATCCTGCACATCAACAGGGCTTTTTCACAACAGTACTTTGACCTGTTACCCGATTTAAAAGCCTACGCTTTCGGCGTTAATTTTGTCATCCCGGTAGACGAGTATCAAAAAAACGAAAGAGTGTCCAAATACGGCTTCCTTGTAATCGGGCTGACCTTTCTGATCTTCTTTTTAATCCAGTCCATCAGTAAAATCAGAATCCATATTTTCCAATACAGCATGATCGGTATTGCCCTTATTATGTTCTATACCCTACTAATAGCCATCACCGAACACAGCAGTTTCCTGAAAGCCTATATTATTTCCGGAGCTGCCGTAGTCGCGATGATAACCATCTATTCCGTTTCCATACTGAAAAATTATAAGTTTCCGGCGTTTATCGGGTTATCCCTCACTGCCCTGTATGCTTTTATCTTTGTGATCATACAACTGGAAAATTATGCCCTGTTATTAGTAGGCAGTATCGGTTTGTTCATCATCCTGGGATTAGTGATGTATTTCTCCCGAAGAATCGACTGGAACAACAATTAAAGTTATTAAACAATATGCCCTATACGGCATCAATATCCATAAAAAAACCAGGACACAAGTCCTGGTTTTATATTTTTAAAAGTTCTGTTTATGACAGACTTTAGTATTATTTTTTTGCTTTCGGAGCCGGTTGTGTTTCCAACATTTCGATCTCGAAAATCAAATTAGTATTTGGTGGGATAATTGCATAACCACGTTCTCCGTAAGCTAAATGCGATGGGATAAAAAGGATCGCTTTATCTCCAAAAGACATATTTTCCAATCCTTCAATAAATCCAGGGATCAGACCTTCTTTCTGACCATAAGGGAATGGGAACGGGATATACTGGTTCGCTGCAGCTCTGTTAGCATCGTGCTTTCCGAATTGTTTTGCAATTTCTTCATAGCTGGTATCGAATAATTCTCCGCTTTCGAAATATCCCGCATAGTTTACATATACCTGAGTTCCTGCAGCCGGTTTTTTACCGTTTCCTTTAGTAACAATTTTATATTCCAATCCGGATTGTGTTTTTGTAGCTCCTGTTTTTGCTGCTGCAAATTCAGCTACTTTATCCGTTTTTACTTTCGACATGCTCTCTGCTAATTTCTTTTGGGTTACCGATTCTGTATCGTAGTAACTTTTAAATACTTTAGGCGCGTCAAATTTTTTGGCATCTTTACCAACACGAACAATCGTAACTTTTTTAATCACATCGTTTTGTTCGATTTTGTTCACAACATCCATTCCTTCCACAACTTCTCCGAAAACAGTGTGTTTCCCGTCTAACCAAGGTGTTGCTTTGTGTGTAATAAAAAACTGGCTTCCGTTAGTTCCGGCTCCAGCATTTGCCATAGACAAAATACCGGCTTTCGCATGTTTTAATTCCGGAACGATCTCGTCTTTAAATTTATAACCCGGTCCGCCGTTTCCGCTTCCTTCCGGATCACCACCCTGAATCATAAAATCTTTGATTACTCTGTGGAATTTCACTTCATTGTAAAAAGGTTTTCCTTTATATTGTGCCGTTACAAAAGGATTTTTTCCTTCTGCCAAAGAAACAAAGTTGGCTACCGTAATCGGCGTCTTCTGGTATTCTAATTTAACGATTATGTTACCTTTATTCGTCTCGATATCTGCATATAGTCCGTCGCCTAATTTATCGTAAGACGAAGTACAAGATGAAAATAAAGCAATAAGGCCTAAAAATAAACTTGTCATTGATTTCATTTTTTAAATTGATAATTATTTACTGGTTTCTTAATTGGTTTTTGGTTCTGTTTTTACAGCGCTTTTCGGATCTGCTTTAATATCAGTTAACGTTACCGTACACATTAACGGTTCGTTAGTACCAATTTTATCATTATCACCGTGATAACCGTAAGCCATGTGGGAAGGAAATAAGAACGTTACCTTCTCTCCTTTTTTCATTAACTTAATACCGTCACGAAGTCCCATCATGATGTTTTGTTTGTCAACAAGATACACCTGGGCTTTCAGATCGGCTTCCGTATAAATGATTTTTCCCTGCAAATCACTGATATGGTAATCAAAATAAGCGATATCACCTTTTTTCGGTGTTACTGTTTCCATCTCATTTTTAATGTCATAACGGTACCAGTACCCCTTAGCCGAAGCAATATAGGTTTTGGCCGTATCCTTATCGATAATGGCATCTATAAGCGATTCCTCATTGGCAATCAGCTTTTTGTTCCGCTTGATCGATTCTTTAATAAAAGTCCCCGAACTGTGCGAAATGGGCTGTCTTGCCTGTTGCTGGGAACAACCGGCAAATACGAAACCGAAAACGGCAAGACTTAAAAAATATACTTTTTTCATAAACTTATGATGTCTTTTCAGTTGCTAAAATAGCAATAAATTGTTGTATCGTTTCTTCTAATGGCAAAAAGGATTTTCCGCCGGCTGCATTTATATGTCCGCCGCCGTTAAAATGCTTTCTTGCAAATTGATTCACATCAAAACCGCCCTGCGATCGGAAGGAGATCTTAACGATTCCTTCTTCTTTATTTTCAATAAATATAGCGGTGAAATCAATCCCTTTAATCGAAAGGCCATAATTTACAATGCCTTCCGTATCGCCTTTGGCATAATCAAACATATCCAGTTCTTCCTGCGTTAAGGTAATATAGGACGTTTTATATTCCGGCAGCAGTTTCAGGTTTTGAAGTCCTCTTCCCAGCAGCTGCAAACGGTTATAAGAGCTGGTATCAAACAATAAATTGTGAATTTTACTGTTTTCCACACCTTTATCAATCAAATCGGCCACTACACGATGGGTGGTACTGGTTGTTAATGGAAAGCGGAAAGAACCCGAATCGGTTACAATACCGGTATAAATACAGGTCGCAATGGTTTTGTCTATTAAATCCCCATACCCCAGTTCCTGTAAAAAGGTAAACACCATTTCGCAGGTAGAACCGTAACCGGTATCGGAAAAAGTATATTGTGCATAAGTATCCGGCAGCTGGTGGTGGTCGATCATTACAAAGGTTTTGTCTTCCAGCGTTTTTAAGAAAACTTCCATTTGCTCCCCAACGCGGTGCAGCGCATTAAAATCCAGTGTAAAGACGATATCTGCCTGTTTTAGCCGTTCTTCGGCTGCTTTTTTATCCGTTTCATAAATCATTACGGTTTCCGAAGCCGGAAGCCAGTTTAAAAAATCGGGAAAATCATTCGGAGAAATCACAACCGCTTCATGGTTTAACTTCTGAAACGTGTGATACAGGGCTAAAGTAGACCCCATTGCATCACCATCAGGATTTCTATGCGGAATAATCACAATCTTTTTAGGTGAAGCAAGCAGCGTTTTTACAGCTTCAATTTCATTTTTATTCATCATGCTGCGAATTTACAGTTTTTTGGTTCACAAAAATAATTCCTACTTCTTAAAAAATACGGTTTTAAAAAAACTCTTAAAATATAATGTGCTTCGATACGTTTTTTTGTATTATTGTCACTGCTAAATGAATTCAACCCAATGAAAACTATTAAAAAAGCTTTTATTCTTTTATTGCTGATTGCCGGCGGAAACGAGCTATACAGTCAGGATTACCGCTTTATAACAACCGGCGTGAGCGTATCTGAAAAAGATAAAAAAGGAAAATGGAGCGATTATACCGATTTTAAAAAGGCCGAGATTATTGTCAACCTGAACACCGACAAAAACAGGATCATGATTTACTCCAATGTGGAGCAGTTATTCAAGATCGTTGAGTATTATGACAAAAAATCAACTCCTACAGATGATATCGCTTCGTTTCAGTGTGTCACAAATGACGGTGAGAACTGTGTTGTCAGCATTTATACCCGGAAAAACCAGGGTAACCGGAAACAACTGTACATCTATTATAAGGACAGAATTATCGTGTACAACATGAAATATCTTAAGAACTAAAAAATAACCAGCATAAAAAAAGCGCTATTCCGGGAATAGCGCTTTTTTTATATAATTACTTTAAGCAGAGCTTAAAAGATCATTTTCAGGATATAATAAATAATAGCTGCGATTAAAGCCGATACCGGAATGGTTAAGATCCATGCCCATAAAAGGTTAATCGTTACACCCCATCTTACCGCCGAGATACGTTTGGTAATCCCAACCCCGATAATCGAACCGGTAATGGTATGCGTTGTCGATACAGGAACGCCCATGTGCTCCGTTAAATATAACGTAACCGCTCCGGCAGTTTCTGCCGCAACACCTTCTAACGGCGTTACTTTGGTAATTTTAGAACCCATTGTTTTCACAATTTTCCAACCGCCGCTCAATGTTCCTAAACCGATAGCCAGGAAGCTGACAAAAGGAACCCAGGCCCAGTCGTCTACGAAATGCGCAAAACGATCGGCAGACTCTAAAGAAGTATAGGCTACGTCACCCATGTTCATGTGGTAGCAGATTACCGCTGCTCCGATAATACCCATAACTTTCTGAGCATCATTACCACCATGTCCTAAACTGAATAATGCCGAAGAAACCAACTGTAATTTCTTAAACCATTTATCAGCCTTATGCGGGTTTGCCTTCCGGCAGATATTCATAATGAGTATGGTGATGAGATAGGCAATTAACATACCGATCAAAGGGGCACAGAAGATAAAAAGGAACGTCGGGATAACTTTCACATAGTTAATAACGTCTACTCCGTTTTCTGATAAGGCTCCGGCATGTGCCAAAGCTGCTCCCATAAAACCACCTAATAACGTGTGGGATGAAGAAGAGGGAATACCCAGCTTCCAGGTTAGTAAATTCCAGATAATCGCTGCAATAAGCCCGGC
This region of Flavobacterium inviolabile genomic DNA includes:
- a CDS encoding peptidylprolyl isomerase, which encodes MKSMTSLFLGLIALFSSCTSSYDKLGDGLYADIETNKGNIIVKLEYQKTPITVANFVSLAEGKNPFVTAQYKGKPFYNEVKFHRVIKDFMIQGGDPEGSGNGGPGYKFKDEIVPELKHAKAGILSMANAGAGTNGSQFFITHKATPWLDGKHTVFGEVVEGMDVVNKIEQNDVIKKVTIVRVGKDAKKFDAPKVFKSYYDTESVTQKKLAESMSKVKTDKVAEFAAAKTGATKTQSGLEYKIVTKGNGKKPAAGTQVYVNYAGYFESGELFDTSYEEIAKQFGKHDANRAAANQYIPFPFPYGQKEGLIPGFIEGLENMSFGDKAILFIPSHLAYGERGYAIIPPNTNLIFEIEMLETQPAPKAKK
- the gldI gene encoding gliding motility-associated peptidyl-prolyl isomerase GldI; translation: MKKVYFLSLAVFGFVFAGCSQQQARQPISHSSGTFIKESIKRNKKLIANEESLIDAIIDKDTAKTYIASAKGYWYRYDIKNEMETVTPKKGDIAYFDYHISDLQGKIIYTEADLKAQVYLVDKQNIMMGLRDGIKLMKKGEKVTFLFPSHMAYGYHGDNDKIGTNEPLMCTVTLTDIKADPKSAVKTEPKTN
- a CDS encoding inorganic phosphate transporter, giving the protein MDFTLLIIIIVLALIFDYINGFHDAANSIATIVATKVLTPFQAVLWAAAFNFAAYFISRYWIGEFKIGNTIAKSVNENFITLEVILAGLIAAIIWNLLTWKLGIPSSSSHTLLGGFMGAALAHAGALSENGVDVINYVKVIPTFLFIFCAPLIGMLIAYLITILIMNICRKANPHKADKWFKKLQLVSSALFSLGHGGNDAQKVMGIIGAAVICYHMNMGDVAYTSLESADRFAHFVDDWAWVPFVSFLAIGLGTLSGGWKIVKTMGSKITKVTPLEGVAAETAGAVTLYLTEHMGVPVSTTHTITGSIIGVGITKRISAVRWGVTINLLWAWILTIPVSALIAAIIYYILKMIF
- a CDS encoding DHH family phosphoesterase; amino-acid sequence: MMNKNEIEAVKTLLASPKKIVIIPHRNPDGDAMGSTLALYHTFQKLNHEAVVISPNDFPDFLNWLPASETVMIYETDKKAAEERLKQADIVFTLDFNALHRVGEQMEVFLKTLEDKTFVMIDHHQLPDTYAQYTFSDTGYGSTCEMVFTFLQELGYGDLIDKTIATCIYTGIVTDSGSFRFPLTTSTTHRVVADLIDKGVENSKIHNLLFDTSSYNRLQLLGRGLQNLKLLPEYKTSYITLTQEELDMFDYAKGDTEGIVNYGLSIKGIDFTAIFIENKEEGIVKISFRSQGGFDVNQFARKHFNGGGHINAAGGKSFLPLEETIQQFIAILATEKTS